In Pelosinus sp. UFO1, one genomic interval encodes:
- the flgL gene encoding flagellar hook-associated protein FlgL produces MRVTNNMLSNQFLSGYQTTLSRMQDVQEKVSASKNINRPSDNPVGAARNLHYTAADSANALFTQNANDAISWMKTSDSNLSTIVTTVTNIKTALSSAISANPTSSYDAIAKQVDQMIKTVVQSANAKVGDRYVFGGQNDATEPFKINYDASGNMTAVTYNGTSKQLTNPTLPYNAATNPYIASTTTDGTLTMQVVPGDISTSRDKINLDGQEVFGEMMTVTSPVDGATYNNVPKIFQDLIAIKQHLVDIKTGANGVTATTLTNDIGTIDTDMNYVISAQTTNGAKQKSYQTIKDRLESDSLIIASDAKENDGFDVAKSSIEMQLAENAYNTLLSVGAKVLPKSLVDYL; encoded by the coding sequence ATGCGCGTAACAAATAATATGCTAAGTAATCAGTTTTTGTCTGGTTACCAGACAACCCTATCACGTATGCAAGATGTACAAGAAAAAGTTTCTGCTTCAAAAAATATTAATAGACCTTCCGACAATCCAGTTGGGGCGGCGCGTAATCTTCATTATACAGCTGCGGACAGTGCGAATGCCTTGTTTACACAAAATGCTAACGATGCGATTTCCTGGATGAAAACCAGTGATTCCAATCTGTCAACTATTGTAACTACCGTGACGAATATAAAAACTGCCCTTTCAAGTGCCATTTCTGCAAATCCAACTAGCTCCTATGATGCAATTGCTAAACAAGTGGATCAGATGATTAAAACAGTGGTGCAAAGTGCTAATGCAAAGGTTGGCGATCGCTATGTTTTTGGCGGACAAAATGACGCTACCGAGCCCTTTAAAATCAACTATGATGCAAGTGGTAATATGACTGCCGTAACTTATAATGGTACTTCTAAACAACTAACAAATCCTACTTTGCCGTATAATGCTGCTACGAATCCGTATATTGCTAGTACTACTACTGATGGAACTTTAACGATGCAAGTTGTTCCAGGGGATATTAGTACATCACGGGACAAGATTAATCTAGATGGTCAAGAGGTTTTTGGGGAAATGATGACCGTAACATCACCCGTGGATGGAGCTACTTATAATAATGTTCCCAAAATATTTCAAGATTTAATAGCTATTAAGCAACATTTGGTGGATATTAAAACTGGGGCAAATGGAGTGACAGCAACCACTCTAACGAATGACATAGGAACCATTGATACAGATATGAATTACGTGATTTCTGCTCAAACAACAAATGGGGCAAAACAAAAATCATACCAGACAATAAAGGATCGCTTGGAATCAGATTCTCTTATCATTGCATCTGATGCTAAAGAGAATGACGGCTTTGATGTAGCTAAATCGAGTATTGAAATGCAACTAGCAGAGAATGCTTATAATACGTTATTATCAGTAGGGGCTAAAGTCTTGCCTAAATCCTTGGTTGATTATTTATAA
- a CDS encoding DUF6470 family protein, translated as MKPVEIQIHQVSGQLGLNITQPNINLKITAPDIKMKTTPANLDLKIEPPEIIVDLRGSFNSMGLQDTYSFADSAAQEAKQAALQALDRRTQLGDQMADPHGPSIGQIVAQASKRPEKEVAIGLSPSVGPKISANLGTIKGVYTPARIESKVNEGTITNNFTWGKVDIYMEREPSIDIKS; from the coding sequence TTGAAACCAGTAGAAATTCAAATTCACCAAGTGTCAGGTCAATTAGGGCTAAACATTACTCAGCCTAATATAAATTTAAAGATTACAGCACCAGATATTAAAATGAAAACAACACCTGCGAACTTAGATTTGAAAATTGAACCTCCTGAAATCATTGTTGATTTAAGAGGATCTTTTAATAGTATGGGTTTACAAGATACTTACTCCTTTGCTGATTCGGCTGCTCAAGAGGCAAAACAAGCTGCTTTACAAGCACTTGATCGGCGGACTCAATTGGGGGATCAAATGGCTGATCCCCATGGACCTTCCATTGGGCAAATTGTAGCACAAGCAAGTAAACGTCCTGAAAAAGAGGTAGCCATTGGTCTTTCTCCATCGGTGGGACCGAAGATTTCGGCAAACTTAGGAACCATAAAAGGAGTATACACTCCTGCTCGTATTGAAAGTAAGGTAAACGAAGGAACAATAACTAATAACTTTACTTGGGGCAAGGTGGATATATATATGGAACGTGAACCGTCAATTGACATTAAATCATAA